Proteins encoded by one window of Mucilaginibacter inviolabilis:
- the endOF3 gene encoding endo-beta-N-acetylglucosaminidase F3, with amino-acid sequence MKEKFISLIGLFVLCMSVLAFTQSCKKDNQAKAPTNSTINRAVTNSTNTQKFIAYFVTDGRNPTYKLTDIPDGVDIVVLFVVKLPNYIDTVKYPASGGYIGAYKSYGAFYGDIKKLQARGIKVIQNIDDDSSWQTTKPAGYASASAYALKMKQVLLDQLHLDGITLDVEHSGTPPSPIPAFPAYNKIGYYGWYSSSMAANANYINCIKEMTKYFGTTASNELEIASGLDCYAWNNIASNFVNNFTYFGVQSYDGNSARTQLMNNYATGTNKIPSAKMVYGHNAETASSQSDAVDIAKWTPTQGQKGGVFVYAFNSDPTGYGAAVLTAVKGK; translated from the coding sequence ATGAAAGAAAAATTTATTTCCCTAATCGGGCTTTTCGTGCTTTGCATGTCAGTGCTGGCATTCACACAATCTTGTAAAAAAGATAATCAGGCAAAGGCTCCCACAAATAGTACGATTAATAGAGCCGTAACCAACAGCACTAATACTCAAAAATTCATTGCCTACTTTGTAACAGATGGACGAAACCCCACTTATAAACTGACTGATATTCCTGACGGGGTAGACATTGTGGTTTTGTTTGTGGTTAAACTTCCAAATTACATTGATACTGTAAAATATCCGGCCAGTGGAGGCTACATCGGCGCTTATAAATCCTATGGTGCTTTTTATGGTGATATAAAAAAGCTGCAGGCACGTGGTATTAAGGTAATACAAAACATTGATGACGACTCCAGCTGGCAAACTACAAAACCTGCCGGATACGCCAGCGCATCTGCCTATGCTTTAAAAATGAAACAGGTATTGCTTGATCAGTTACATTTGGATGGAATAACTTTGGATGTAGAACACAGTGGTACGCCACCCTCTCCAATTCCTGCCTTCCCGGCATATAATAAGATTGGTTATTATGGTTGGTATAGTTCAAGCATGGCTGCCAACGCAAACTACATCAATTGCATTAAAGAAATGACAAAATACTTTGGCACCACGGCCAGCAATGAGTTGGAAATAGCATCGGGCCTGGATTGTTATGCCTGGAACAATATTGCCAGCAATTTTGTAAACAATTTTACTTATTTCGGCGTACAATCTTACGATGGTAATTCAGCCCGTACCCAGTTAATGAATAATTATGCTACGGGTACCAATAAAATACCATCGGCAAAAATGGTTTACGGCCATAATGCGGAAACTGCAAGCTCTCAAAGTGATGCTGTTGATATTGCTAAATGGACACCAACCCAAGGCCAAAAAGGTGGTGTATTTGTTTATGCCTTTAACAGTGATCCTACAGGTTATGGAGCTGCGGTTTTGACCGCAGTAAAAGGTAAATAA
- a CDS encoding universal stress protein, with amino-acid sequence MKQILVASDFSPSAANAMEYAMSLAVLLKLEVCVIHAIHPTEGINNSIYNAIFIEDYYRNKREALKAWAAVYTDKDEFKSVSVTTRCDIGFLKNVITHYIDNYPVELLAMGITGATGLSGIVGSNASMMVARVKTPTLIIPLESRFPDIPAITLATDYETKLSPNDVTALNEMIKAFHTKQMQVLYVDEKSDVKHIQTGEARLKELLPHTELIFNYLKDSTPLSGIMEFIEENETDILCLVKHHHNIIYRLFNRSTVNQIMSRSVKAILVLHE; translated from the coding sequence ATGAAACAGATCCTGGTTGCCTCTGATTTTTCGCCAAGTGCCGCAAACGCTATGGAGTATGCGATGTCGCTCGCGGTATTATTAAAGCTGGAAGTATGTGTTATTCATGCTATTCACCCAACCGAGGGCATTAATAACAGTATTTATAATGCCATTTTTATTGAAGACTATTACCGCAATAAAAGAGAAGCATTAAAGGCCTGGGCAGCGGTTTATACAGATAAAGACGAATTTAAAAGTGTCAGTGTAACTACCCGGTGCGATATCGGTTTTTTAAAAAATGTCATCACCCATTATATAGACAATTACCCTGTCGAACTCTTGGCTATGGGTATTACCGGCGCCACCGGTTTGAGTGGTATTGTTGGCAGCAATGCCAGCATGATGGTAGCCAGGGTAAAGACCCCCACATTGATCATTCCCCTGGAAAGCCGGTTTCCGGATATTCCGGCTATTACGCTGGCAACCGATTATGAAACAAAGTTGTCGCCAAATGATGTTACCGCGCTCAACGAAATGATCAAAGCCTTCCATACCAAACAAATGCAGGTATTGTATGTGGACGAAAAATCGGATGTGAAACATATTCAAACCGGAGAGGCCAGACTTAAAGAACTTCTCCCGCATACCGAACTTATATTTAATTACCTGAAAGACAGCACGCCACTCAGCGGGATCATGGAATTTATTGAAGAAAACGAAACCGATATTCTCTGCCTGGTTAAACACCACCATAACATTATATACCGTTTATTTAACCGGAGTACCGTTAACCAGATCATGAGCCGGTCTGTTAAAGCCATCCTTGTACTGCATGAATAA
- a CDS encoding right-handed parallel beta-helix repeat-containing protein, translated as MNLKPIFTALLLSAITISGCRKANLDVDTSSGNGSASGEVSGVWTKGSTQIIKGDIIIPAGKSLTIEEGVTVLMDTVAKPEFIVKGNLYSMGTAENPVKITVAEQYRTDAKKFGKMWGGILAAPSCAELVLDHTILEYGGNTTSDASTSVKQGLYKAVAGENLPALWFSNVNGKLIVVNSIVRNFQEDCTYIEGGKIIFANNTFYTTGVTGGEAMNFKSGCLADVGFNLVYSANTNALKLSNSGDRNPQAYIIAYNNTMVNTGWRRPSAKGGSIWLENNVHADIYNNLFANTRFGIKRDTKSTEDKRTVISNNLYYGYDQTTVNQFQPSKDIVGGVNDIISTKAGDNDPKFVNYPESTPVLNAVFNTAWDFHLQSGSPALNHGKTNFTRHHAAGITVNGVTYVSPDPATYIGAFGTK; from the coding sequence ATGAACTTAAAACCCATATTTACAGCGCTGCTGTTATCGGCTATAACCATTAGTGGTTGCAGAAAAGCCAATCTGGACGTGGATACCAGCTCCGGCAACGGATCGGCCAGCGGCGAGGTTTCAGGTGTTTGGACCAAAGGCAGCACCCAGATCATCAAAGGTGATATTATTATCCCGGCAGGCAAATCATTAACCATTGAAGAAGGTGTTACCGTATTGATGGATACTGTTGCCAAGCCAGAATTCATCGTAAAAGGTAATCTGTACTCGATGGGTACAGCCGAAAATCCGGTTAAGATCACCGTAGCTGAACAATACCGTACCGATGCCAAAAAATTCGGAAAGATGTGGGGTGGTATCCTGGCTGCCCCAAGCTGTGCAGAATTGGTACTGGATCATACCATTTTAGAGTATGGTGGTAATACAACATCAGATGCATCAACCTCTGTCAAACAAGGACTATATAAAGCCGTGGCTGGCGAAAACTTACCGGCCTTATGGTTCTCGAACGTTAATGGTAAGCTTATCGTGGTTAACTCCATTGTTCGTAACTTCCAGGAGGACTGTACTTATATTGAAGGTGGTAAAATCATTTTTGCCAACAATACTTTTTATACAACCGGGGTAACCGGCGGCGAGGCGATGAACTTTAAATCGGGCTGTTTGGCCGATGTGGGTTTTAACCTGGTTTATAGTGCCAATACCAATGCCCTTAAGTTATCCAACTCAGGCGATCGTAACCCGCAGGCTTATATTATTGCCTATAACAATACCATGGTAAATACCGGCTGGCGCAGACCATCAGCCAAAGGGGGCTCTATCTGGCTGGAAAACAATGTACATGCCGATATTTATAACAACCTGTTTGCCAATACCCGTTTTGGTATCAAAAGAGATACTAAATCAACCGAAGATAAACGTACGGTGATCAGCAATAACCTTTATTATGGTTATGACCAAACCACGGTAAATCAGTTTCAGCCATCAAAAGATATTGTTGGTGGTGTGAACGATATTATCAGTACCAAAGCGGGTGACAACGACCCTAAATTTGTGAATTACCCCGAATCTACCCCGGTACTAAATGCGGTGTTTAATACCGCCTGGGATTTTCATTTACAAAGCGGTTCGCCTGCCTTAAATCATGGTAAAACTAACTTTACCCGTCACCATGCCGCAGGTATTACAGTAAATGGGGTGACCTATGTATCGCCAGATCCTGCTACCTACATCGGCGCTTTCGGAACAAAATAA
- a CDS encoding metallophosphoesterase family protein, whose translation MNYTTPVIKKDQPDDTFKTQPLPEPIGKYPYHLLVDDILPVASPNQMDFHLVGDTGGTGNPEARQEIINQMSLQYAPGSFLYHLGDLVYHYGEASQYADQFFKPFEKYPGPIFAIAGNHDSDVNPDSKNPYQSLDAFTAVFCDNEPRRVVFSEESKRQSMTQPNIFWTLETPLATIISLHTNVPKYGAVSAEQENWFHNELKSAPSDKMLILCLHHAPYSADINHGSSLPMIDILENAFNSTGVRPDIVFSGHVHNYQRFHKSYADGIEVPYIVSGAGGFDELHRIAALDDSRFEPLPFPGIYLKSYCDDEHGFLQISITQTGDQLQLTGKYYSVRVGAPSILRDIFTVHKA comes from the coding sequence ATGAATTATACTACCCCTGTCATAAAAAAAGACCAGCCGGACGATACTTTTAAAACTCAACCGTTACCGGAACCCATAGGTAAATACCCTTATCATCTCCTTGTAGATGATATTCTACCAGTTGCCAGCCCCAATCAAATGGATTTTCACCTGGTTGGTGATACGGGCGGCACAGGTAATCCCGAAGCCCGACAGGAAATAATTAACCAAATGAGCCTGCAATATGCCCCAGGAAGTTTTTTATATCATCTTGGTGATCTGGTTTATCATTACGGGGAAGCATCTCAATATGCTGATCAGTTTTTTAAACCTTTTGAAAAATACCCCGGACCAATTTTCGCTATAGCGGGCAATCATGACAGCGATGTAAACCCGGACAGCAAAAATCCATACCAAAGCCTGGATGCTTTTACCGCTGTATTTTGCGATAATGAACCCCGGCGTGTTGTTTTCAGCGAGGAAAGTAAAAGACAAAGCATGACCCAGCCCAATATTTTCTGGACGCTGGAAACACCCCTGGCCACCATCATCAGTTTGCACACCAATGTACCAAAGTATGGTGCAGTTTCGGCAGAACAGGAGAATTGGTTCCATAACGAGCTGAAGTCGGCACCATCAGATAAAATGCTGATTTTATGTTTACACCATGCACCATATTCTGCCGATATCAATCATGGTTCTAGCCTACCCATGATCGATATACTGGAAAATGCTTTTAATAGTACAGGTGTACGACCAGATATTGTTTTCAGTGGTCATGTACATAATTACCAGCGGTTTCATAAATCATATGCAGATGGCATAGAAGTACCTTATATCGTTTCGGGCGCAGGCGGCTTTGATGAATTGCACCGTATTGCCGCACTGGATGACAGTCGTTTTGAACCCCTTCCCTTTCCGGGAATTTATCTGAAATCTTACTGCGATGATGAGCATGGATTTTTGCAAATCAGTATTACGCAAACTGGCGATCAATTACAACTAACTGGTAAATATTATTCTGTCAGGGTTGGTGCCCCTTCCATATTACGTGATATTTTTACCGTGCACAAAGCTTAG
- a CDS encoding tetratricopeptide repeat protein, which produces MAARAQSEKSAQLQQLQSLGQPRPDSALIILKKAHAKAVQDNDSLAAGRILQQMGQICFNQGHYAQALDFYLHADKIFAQENNKDLLAGNMGKMGILYYYNKQPDKAFQVYNKARALYTSTGNKKGQAEIFGAIGHLYEKHHQYDSSFYYQHLALRTYNQIGDNYGQAKIYENLGSIHEDLANYDSSYSCFKRSLEIYRQHHDEVASIEVINNIGDILRKTGKYAQGIEQSRLAYTLSVKNNNLYQLAAACRDLGKGYQLLHQMDSAYHYLELSRKYSLEVYSRESLKQTSFLQVLYDMDKKSDEIIRLNNIRKINQIVTIAIITIILLLIILGLVTFSRQRLKIKDQRALAEQNKSIFEAQHELMQLELKNKQLEEESLKQQLELKSQELSTHTLNLIKNNQLLENMRNTLQDMVKEDKRDQKKQMQQIIQQINQSFNHEQQWKEFTLAFEQVHQRFFDKLKQHSNELTSADMRLITLLKVNMDSKDIAGLLGISNDSLRVARYRLRKKLNLEQGDNLSTFIQAL; this is translated from the coding sequence ATGGCGGCCCGTGCCCAATCAGAAAAAAGCGCCCAGCTTCAGCAATTACAATCATTAGGGCAGCCGCGCCCGGATTCGGCACTTATTATACTTAAAAAGGCACATGCCAAAGCTGTTCAGGATAATGATAGCCTGGCAGCAGGTCGTATTTTGCAGCAAATGGGGCAAATTTGCTTTAACCAGGGGCATTACGCCCAGGCCCTTGATTTTTATTTACATGCCGATAAAATATTCGCGCAGGAAAATAATAAAGACCTGCTGGCCGGGAACATGGGTAAAATGGGTATCCTGTATTATTATAACAAACAACCCGACAAAGCATTCCAGGTTTACAATAAAGCCCGGGCTCTTTACACATCTACCGGTAATAAAAAAGGACAAGCAGAAATATTTGGCGCCATAGGGCATCTGTACGAGAAACATCATCAGTACGATAGTTCCTTTTATTACCAGCATTTAGCCTTACGTACTTATAACCAGATAGGCGATAACTACGGGCAGGCAAAAATATATGAGAATCTGGGTAGTATCCATGAAGACCTGGCCAATTACGATTCATCTTACTCTTGTTTTAAAAGATCGCTGGAGATTTACCGGCAACATCATGATGAGGTTGCCAGCATTGAGGTGATCAATAACATTGGTGATATTTTACGCAAAACGGGTAAGTATGCGCAGGGAATTGAACAATCGCGCCTGGCTTATACCTTGTCTGTAAAAAACAATAACCTGTATCAGCTTGCTGCGGCTTGCCGTGATCTGGGCAAGGGCTATCAGTTGCTTCATCAAATGGACAGCGCCTATCATTACCTGGAGCTGAGTCGCAAATATTCGCTTGAAGTGTATTCCAGGGAGAGCCTCAAGCAAACGTCTTTTTTGCAGGTGTTGTATGATATGGATAAGAAGAGTGATGAAATTATACGGCTCAATAATATTCGGAAAATTAACCAGATAGTTACTATAGCTATTATCACCATTATACTGTTGCTGATTATTTTGGGCTTGGTGACATTTAGCAGGCAGCGGTTAAAGATCAAAGATCAGCGTGCTTTGGCCGAACAGAACAAATCGATATTTGAAGCCCAGCATGAATTGATGCAGTTGGAATTAAAAAACAAGCAACTGGAAGAAGAAAGTCTGAAACAGCAGCTGGAGCTTAAAAGCCAGGAACTTTCAACCCATACATTAAATCTCATTAAAAATAATCAGTTACTGGAAAACATGCGTAATACGCTGCAGGATATGGTGAAGGAAGACAAGCGCGATCAGAAAAAACAAATGCAGCAGATCATCCAGCAAATAAACCAAAGTTTTAACCACGAGCAGCAATGGAAAGAATTTACCCTTGCTTTTGAGCAGGTGCACCAGCGGTTTTTTGATAAATTGAAACAGCATAGCAATGAGCTAACATCGGCAGATATGAGGCTGATCACTTTGCTTAAAGTGAATATGGATTCTAAAGATATTGCCGGCTTATTAGGTATCTCCAATGATAGCCTGCGTGTTGCCCGCTATCGCCTCCGCAAAAAACTCAACCTGGAACAGGGCGATAACCTATCAACTTTTATACAAGCTTTGTAG
- a CDS encoding phytase, with translation MNKLNTFLLASLGIVLFNTAYGQSQLRDHKGNIMPAVSPQAIKPVIITEPVLFDTDDPAIWVNPADPAQSLIIGTDKNSEGALYVFDLQGKIVKDKVVRGLKRPNNVDLAYGLMLGGKPTDIVITTERMTHKLRIFSLPDMKPVDNGGIDAFVGETGFEYRDLMGISIYTSKAGKMYAVAGRKNGPKDGSYLWQYLLEDDGTGNVKATLVRKFGKYSGKKEIEAIAVDNELGYIYYSDEQVGVRQYYADPEKGDKELAIFGTSGFEADHEGISIYKLTDKTGYILVSDQGANRFQIFSREGTKANPFEHKLLKIANVAAQQSDGSDVVATPLNDTFKHGIFVVMSNDKTFHYYRWEDIAGKELKVKITGK, from the coding sequence ATGAATAAATTAAACACTTTTTTATTGGCATCACTGGGCATCGTGTTGTTTAACACAGCTTATGGCCAGAGCCAGTTACGTGATCATAAGGGGAATATAATGCCTGCAGTTTCCCCGCAAGCTATTAAACCAGTTATTATTACAGAGCCTGTATTATTTGATACGGATGATCCCGCGATATGGGTAAACCCTGCAGATCCGGCTCAAAGCCTGATTATCGGTACTGATAAAAATAGCGAAGGAGCACTTTATGTATTTGACCTGCAAGGAAAAATTGTAAAAGATAAAGTGGTACGTGGTTTAAAACGACCAAACAATGTCGATCTGGCTTACGGCCTGATGTTAGGTGGCAAGCCTACTGATATTGTTATTACTACCGAACGTATGACCCATAAGTTGCGGATATTTTCCCTGCCGGATATGAAACCGGTAGATAATGGTGGTATTGACGCATTTGTTGGCGAAACAGGTTTTGAATACCGCGACTTGATGGGTATATCTATATACACTTCAAAAGCGGGTAAGATGTACGCTGTAGCCGGTCGTAAAAATGGACCGAAAGATGGCAGTTACCTGTGGCAGTATTTGTTAGAAGACGACGGTACTGGAAATGTTAAAGCTACTCTGGTGCGCAAGTTTGGCAAATACAGCGGCAAAAAAGAGATCGAAGCCATTGCTGTTGATAATGAGTTGGGCTATATTTATTATTCCGATGAGCAGGTTGGCGTGCGCCAGTACTATGCCGATCCGGAGAAAGGGGATAAAGAACTGGCCATATTTGGTACATCTGGTTTTGAGGCTGACCATGAGGGCATCTCTATTTATAAACTGACAGACAAAACAGGTTATATTTTGGTATCTGATCAGGGAGCCAACCGTTTCCAGATCTTTAGCCGCGAAGGAACAAAAGCCAATCCTTTTGAACATAAACTGCTGAAAATTGCCAATGTAGCTGCCCAGCAAAGTGATGGCTCAGATGTGGTGGCCACCCCGCTTAATGATACTTTTAAACACGGCATTTTTGTGGTGATGAGTAACGATAAAACATTTCACTATTACCGTTGGGAAGATATTGCTGGTAAAGAGTTAAAAGTGAAAATAACTGGTAAGTAA
- a CDS encoding TonB-dependent receptor, with product MNKYLQTLLFLLLCVTAANATKLKGHVYDRKTGEPMVGATVSLDKTNKATTTGLDGSFELKDVPKGAFNLRVSYVMYQTVIQELEITKEDNPHLKIYLEEAGKALQEVTISTKKNAASENTARRLEQQSTQVMNVVSGRAIEISPDLTVANVIARVSGVSVERNSNGDGQYAILRGMDKRYNYTLVNGVKIPSPDNKYRYVPLDIFPADLLDRLEVYKTLTPNMEGDAVGGAVNMVMKDAPDRLTVNANIAGGYSQLFIDRKFMSYDYSGINYKSPSEINGKAYQATQNDFSKGTLSYALKHPAPNVVGSLTLGQRFFDNKLGVLVAGSYQNTYRGSNSIFYSSKVVPTAQYAAVTSKSDREYSEQQKRYGLFSKVDYVIDKRNKLSLFNTYVNLTNIQVRDEVSTNFSTDYDPDKGNAQLGYSTRSRLTKQQIYNGMLRGDHQLFNDKLKVQWSAVYSSAENEVPDNTTISLNGVRENFVDRRTLLTNGTPLTHRWERNTDEDKAGYLDLTYTAPVAGVNVDFSAGGLYRDKQRSSFYNNYALTPVNPGAVYGTDFQNYTDLSFTVTNPGGAVNNPLTYDASEKIGAGYGMFKFTTKAVQVVGGARIEHTDQGYRMLFPAGETRPTGNQIYTDVLPSLTIKYFLTNKQQLHASYFRSLNRPGFYEIVPSKVVNEEYQERGNPDLKRAIADNYDLRYELFPDAGTQLLAGAFYKNIKNPIEYIFQADATRGQDTYYTPGNFGTAHNYGLELDFIKFFNKIGVKANYTYTHSRITTPKDTYITDANGDTRKISVNQSRPLYGQSEHIANVSLLYKDTKKGWDAQVSGAYTGPRINTVSQFLNNDLWQKGFIQMDASAEKRFKNGLSVFVKGGNLLNTPSKLFIKGTNPANAALKDDNIESNGHTLIRSDYYKQTYLIGVRYKL from the coding sequence ATGAATAAATATTTACAGACCTTATTATTCCTGTTGTTATGCGTTACCGCTGCAAACGCTACAAAGCTTAAGGGCCATGTTTACGACCGTAAAACCGGCGAACCTATGGTTGGTGCTACCGTTAGTCTGGATAAAACTAACAAAGCAACCACTACCGGACTGGATGGCTCATTCGAATTAAAAGATGTACCAAAAGGTGCATTCAATCTGCGGGTTTCCTACGTAATGTATCAAACCGTGATACAGGAACTGGAAATAACTAAAGAGGATAACCCGCATCTGAAAATTTACCTGGAAGAGGCAGGTAAGGCATTGCAGGAGGTAACCATCTCAACCAAAAAGAATGCGGCCTCTGAAAACACTGCCAGGAGATTGGAGCAACAATCAACCCAGGTAATGAATGTGGTATCTGGCAGGGCTATCGAAATATCGCCGGATTTGACGGTAGCCAATGTGATTGCCCGTGTATCGGGTGTTTCGGTTGAACGAAATAGCAATGGTGATGGTCAGTATGCCATTTTAAGAGGTATGGACAAACGCTATAACTATACGCTGGTTAACGGCGTAAAGATTCCGAGCCCAGATAATAAATATCGCTATGTTCCGCTTGATATTTTTCCGGCAGATTTGCTGGATCGCCTCGAAGTATACAAAACCCTGACACCTAATATGGAAGGCGATGCGGTTGGTGGCGCCGTTAACATGGTGATGAAAGATGCTCCCGATCGCCTTACAGTGAACGCCAATATAGCCGGAGGTTATAGTCAGCTATTTATCGACCGTAAGTTTATGAGCTACGATTACTCCGGTATCAACTATAAATCACCTTCTGAAATAAATGGTAAAGCTTACCAGGCTACCCAAAACGATTTTTCAAAAGGTACTCTAAGCTATGCTTTAAAGCATCCGGCGCCGAATGTGGTGGGCAGCTTAACCTTAGGCCAGCGCTTTTTTGATAATAAATTAGGCGTACTTGTTGCCGGCAGCTATCAGAATACTTATCGGGGTAGCAATAGTATATTCTATAGTTCAAAAGTCGTTCCAACGGCTCAGTATGCCGCTGTTACCAGCAAGAGCGACAGGGAATATTCGGAACAGCAAAAACGTTACGGCTTATTCTCCAAAGTTGATTACGTGATTGATAAGCGTAATAAGCTGAGCTTGTTTAATACCTATGTTAATTTAACTAATATACAGGTTAGGGATGAGGTTTCAACCAATTTTTCGACCGATTATGATCCTGATAAGGGAAATGCGCAGTTGGGTTATTCCACACGTAGCCGTTTAACCAAGCAGCAAATTTATAATGGTATGCTGCGGGGCGATCATCAATTGTTTAATGATAAATTAAAAGTACAATGGTCGGCGGTTTATTCATCGGCAGAAAACGAAGTTCCTGATAATACCACCATCAGCCTGAATGGTGTGCGCGAAAACTTTGTAGACAGGCGAACATTGCTTACCAACGGTACGCCGCTTACCCATCGTTGGGAACGTAATACGGATGAGGATAAGGCTGGTTACCTCGATCTTACGTATACCGCGCCGGTTGCGGGTGTAAATGTTGATTTCTCTGCAGGTGGTTTATATCGCGATAAACAGCGCAGCAGTTTTTATAATAACTACGCGCTTACCCCGGTTAACCCGGGAGCAGTATACGGTACCGATTTTCAGAATTATACCGATCTGTCTTTTACGGTAACCAACCCGGGCGGCGCCGTAAACAATCCTTTAACTTATGATGCCTCTGAAAAAATAGGGGCAGGATATGGTATGTTCAAGTTCACCACCAAGGCAGTACAGGTTGTGGGCGGTGCACGGATAGAACATACCGATCAGGGATACCGTATGCTTTTCCCGGCCGGCGAAACTCGTCCTACAGGGAATCAAATATATACCGATGTATTGCCAAGCTTAACCATCAAGTACTTTTTAACAAATAAGCAGCAGTTGCATGCTTCTTATTTCAGGTCGCTTAACCGCCCCGGGTTTTATGAGATAGTGCCGAGCAAAGTAGTTAACGAGGAATACCAGGAACGTGGTAACCCCGATCTGAAACGCGCCATTGCCGATAACTACGATTTAAGATATGAACTTTTCCCGGATGCAGGAACGCAGTTACTGGCAGGTGCTTTTTATAAAAATATCAAAAACCCAATCGAGTATATTTTCCAGGCCGATGCTACCCGCGGGCAGGATACTTATTATACGCCAGGTAATTTTGGTACTGCCCATAACTATGGTTTAGAGCTGGATTTCATTAAGTTCTTTAACAAGATTGGTGTAAAGGCCAATTACACTTACACCCATTCCCGTATCACTACACCAAAGGATACTTATATAACCGATGCTAATGGCGATACCCGTAAAATATCAGTGAACCAGTCGCGCCCGCTGTATGGCCAGTCTGAGCATATCGCCAATGTTTCCCTATTGTATAAGGATACCAAAAAAGGCTGGGACGCGCAGGTTTCTGGTGCTTATACCGGGCCGCGTATCAATACCGTATCGCAGTTCCTGAATAATGATCTGTGGCAAAAAGGTTTTATACAGATGGATGCCTCGGCCGAGAAACGCTTTAAAAACGGATTGAGTGTATTTGTTAAAGGCGGTAACCTGCTTAACACGCCAAGCAAGCTGTTCATCAAAGGAACCAATCCGGCCAATGCAGCCCTGAAAGACGACAACATCGAATCGAACGGACATACGCTGATTCGCAGTGATTATTACAAACAAACATACCTGATAGGTGTGCGCTATAAACTTTAA
- a CDS encoding HD domain-containing protein: MKIEDKIYGNFEVGPVLEELILSAPVQRLKNIHQGGAIFLINPALNQTRYAHSVGVLYLVKHFGGGIEEQIAALLHDVSHTAFSHVADYVFENIKEDYHETIFDEVINRSEIPAILKKYRFDSTTLFKHAHTILEQPLPGLCADRVDYTLRDLYQAGFIGLTEIRNFISELTIQDGCMVVKSEKAGDWIKNQFRRLNEAYFKKPEHVYANLKLAELIKDALTEGLLQKNDLLRDDFQVLRKLNMDKSMSQRLNDIENMAHFKQFANKGATERFKQRSLYPLVMV, translated from the coding sequence ATGAAGATTGAGGATAAGATTTACGGTAATTTTGAGGTAGGGCCAGTGCTGGAAGAATTGATCTTGTCGGCACCTGTACAGCGGTTAAAAAATATTCATCAGGGAGGAGCGATATTTCTGATAAACCCGGCTTTAAATCAAACTCGTTATGCGCATTCTGTTGGCGTACTTTATCTGGTAAAGCATTTTGGTGGAGGTATCGAAGAACAAATAGCTGCTTTACTGCACGATGTTTCACATACTGCTTTCTCGCACGTAGCTGATTATGTGTTTGAAAACATCAAGGAAGATTATCACGAAACCATATTTGATGAGGTGATCAATCGCTCAGAAATTCCTGCTATTCTCAAAAAATACAGATTCGATAGCACTACCTTATTTAAGCATGCCCATACCATTTTGGAGCAGCCGCTCCCCGGGCTTTGTGCCGACCGGGTAGATTATACTTTGAGAGATTTATACCAGGCTGGCTTTATCGGTTTAACCGAAATCAGGAACTTTATCAGTGAGCTCACCATCCAGGATGGTTGCATGGTCGTTAAGTCCGAAAAAGCGGGTGATTGGATCAAAAATCAGTTTAGGCGTTTAAATGAGGCTTATTTTAAAAAGCCGGAGCACGTATACGCCAACCTGAAACTGGCCGAGCTTATTAAAGACGCTTTGACTGAAGGGTTACTTCAAAAGAACGATCTTTTACGGGATGATTTCCAGGTATTGCGTAAATTAAATATGGATAAGAGTATGAGCCAGCGATTAAATGATATCGAAAACATGGCACATTTTAAGCAATTTGCTAATAAAGGTGCAACAGAACGATTTAAGCAAAGATCGTTATATCCCTTGGTTATGGTTTAA